In Rosa chinensis cultivar Old Blush chromosome 1, RchiOBHm-V2, whole genome shotgun sequence, a genomic segment contains:
- the LOC112188529 gene encoding cyclic nucleotide-gated ion channel 1 — translation MNSRQVPYYDDSIIDLSITPGIGYDFNTPEALRFGWDLIDEGRPTTPDHEDGRRRRRRWSITQEHLAPLLPYWNKIFLISCVFAVLFDPLFFYTPVTNEDAKCLRLDKKLKIATTILRSITDLFYLVDILIQIDRLNATLEISTNGQTFRFKRVKSAKRIFLSCIVTDIAAVLPLPQVVIFIFFSKIMRGSASFTRMFLNALVLLQYVPRVIRIYLSGTSLNIQTRIGIWIQAVFNFLPFILSGHILGAIWYFFAIQREIACWEHGCRSEDGCNVSSFDCDDNGTRNITNLDILCPINPSNKSLLFDFGVFLGAVQSGMMGSTNFSQKLLQCFWWGLRNLSSLGSNLEPSSSQWENIFAVFIFLSGMMLFLIYLSATLQTLSVRLDTIRSDELKLRQKMQLISPEIDLWLYKNDLPKDLDVVVGQTVKTLKTVIIENVQRKLQENKDVDVENVLSILPLRQRRCILSHLRLTALKKVPLFEDMDEKVLNAICAHLKPVIYAEDNYILQEGEPLEKMLFITQGTAWSYTTISETSTGYSNTKCLGKGNLYGEELLSWALKSTPFSELPVSTRIVKSQTKVEAFAIRAKDLKNVIAKFWWHFRRPDQLHYLEGFQLEHGEHWKRLAVSSIQANWRHYCARAKKRELREWRKKFITIE, via the exons ATGAATAGCCGCCAAGTACCTTATTACGATGATTCAATAATCGATTTGAG TATAACTCCAGGAATAGGTTATGATTTCAATACACCAGAGGCCCTAAGATTCGGTTGGGATTTAATAGACGAAGGGAGACCAACAACACCCGATCACGAGGACGGTAGACGAAGACGTCGTAGATGGTCAATAACGCAGGAACATCTTGCTCCTCTCCTTCCATATTGGAATAAGATATTTCTAATATCATGTGTGTTTGCTGTGTTATTTGATCCTTTGTTCTTTTACACTCCCGTTACTAATGAGGATGCTAAGTGCCTAAGATTGGACAAGAAGTTGAAAATAGCAACTACTATTTTACGTTCCATCACAGATCTTTTTTATTTAGTCGACATCCTTATCCAAATCGACAGACTTAATGCCACACTCGAGATATCAACAAATGGTCAGACATTTCGTTTCAAAAGAGTGAAATCAGCTAAGAGGATTTTTCTGTCCTGTATAGTAACTGACATTGCTGctgttcttcctcttccacaG GTTGTaatattcattttcttttcaaaaatcaTGAGGGGCTCAGCATCCTTCACAAGAATGTTTCTGAACGCTCTTGTTCTCCTCCAATATGTTCCACGAGTCATTCGCATCTATCTATCTGGCACATCTCTTAACATACAAACTAGGATAGGAATATGGATTCAAGCTGTATTCAACTTCCTCCCTTTCATCCTTTCTGGTCAT ATACTTGGAGCCATATGGTATTTCTTTGCAATTCAACGAGAGATAGCTTGCTGGGAACATGGTTGTAGAAGTGAAGATGGATGTAACGTTAGTAGTTTTGACTGTGATGACAATGGGACTAGAAATATCACGAATCTGGATATTTTATGTCCTATAAATCCCTCAAATAAATCACTACTTTTCGATTTCGGTGTATTTCTTGGTGCCGTTCAGTCTGGTATGATGGGGTCGACAAATTTTTCACAAAAATTATTGCAATGTTTTTGGTGGGGTCTGCGCAATCTGAG TTCTTTAGGTTCAAACCTCGAGCCTAGTAGCAGCCAATGGGAAAACATCTTCGCTGTTTTCATATTTTTGAGTGGCATGATGCTTTTTTTAATATATCTTAGTGCAACTTTGCAG ACTTTAAGCGTGCGGTTGGACACAATAAGGTCGGATGAGCTTAAACTCAGACAGAAGATGCAATTGATCAGCCCAGAAATAGACCTATGGCTATATAAAAATGACCTCCCCAAGGATTTGGACGTGGTTGTGGGCCAAACAGTGAAAACTCTGAAGACGGTGATCATCGAAAACGTACAACGAAAACTTCAAGAAAACAAAGATGTTGATGTGGAGAATGTCCTATCTATTCTTCCCTTGAGGCAGAGACGATGTATCTTGAGCCATCTCCGCTTAACTGCGTTAAAGAAA GTGCCATTATTTGAAGACATGGACGAGAAAGTGTTGAATGCAATTTGTGCACATCTTAAGCCAGTGATATATGCCGAAGACAACTATATTCTTCAGGAGGGGGAACCATTAGAGAAGATGCTCTTCATCACCCAAGGCACTGCATGGTCCTATACCACTATAAGTGAAACAAGTACTGGTTATTCAAACACCAAGTGCCTTGGGAAAGGCAATTTATACGGAGAAGAACTACTAAGCTGGGCACTGAAATCTACCCCATTTTCAGAGTTACCCGTCTCTACCAGAATAGTCAAGTCTCAAACAAAAGTTGAAGCATTTGCTATCAGGGCTAAGGACTTGAAGAATGTTATTGCTAAATTCTGGTGGCATTTTAGAAGGCCAGATCAGCTCCATTACTTGGAGGGTTTTCAGTTGGAGCATGGAGAGCATTGGAAGCGTTTGGCAGTATCTTCCATACAAGCAAATTGGCGCCACTATTGTGCAAGGGCTAAAAAACGGGAGTTGCGGGAATGGCGGAAAAAATTTATCACGATAGAATAA